From Miscanthus floridulus cultivar M001 chromosome 15, ASM1932011v1, whole genome shotgun sequence, the proteins below share one genomic window:
- the LOC136506451 gene encoding uncharacterized protein — translation MPRRGKARIPSYGRQRVNPYDLKPLPEGVPRPMCFCGDPCKVDISEDEETYRQRYWMCPNYAWEPTKQQRRTSFTVPPLCDFEQWIDTEIKESDKQRLEGLKEWDAEVKERFEQRRRLEAIEKEHKEEEERRRVAAYRAEREKKLERVRRAKAAMEENPDAERKGKWPRCTQ, via the exons atgccaaggcgtggtaaagctcgtattccaag ctatggtcgccagagggtaaatccctacgacctaaagcctctccctgaaggtgttcctcgaccaatgtgcttttgtggtgatccttgcaaggtagacatctctgaagatgaggaaacatatagacagaggtactggatgtgtcccaattatgcatgggaacctacaaagcaacaacgcCGTACAtcgttt accgttccaccactgtgtgactttgagcagtggattgacactgagatcaaggagtcggacaagcagcgtctagaaggcctgaaggagtgggatgcggaggttaaggagaggtttgagcagagacgcagactggaggctatagaaaaggagcataaggaagaggaggaaaggaggcgtgttgctgcgtacagggcggagagggagaagaagcttgagcgtgtgcgccgagcgaaggcagcgatggaggagaatcccgatgccgagaggaagggaaagtggcctcgttgcactcagtag